In Cotesia glomerata isolate CgM1 linkage group LG3, MPM_Cglom_v2.3, whole genome shotgun sequence, one genomic interval encodes:
- the LOC123261220 gene encoding paired amphipathic helix protein Sin3a-like, whose amino-acid sequence MKLRNNPDKNSESSTEGGKGEQEMDVDNDILKGSATLRMTGTNDNDDMIALDETQCTFNPNRYHMLYVVSKEAFLYKQNAFTRAKESHLTVTKNLNNKFHGWLQKWVSKNVGDGQHQSCIDWMMGRYENLIPHRTRVIVDNDQSRSPYRPYNRYRVERLNSETSTSEQTT is encoded by the exons ATGAAACTACGGAATAACCCCGATAAAAATTCTGA GAGCTCGACTGAAGGTGGAAAGGGTGAACAAGAGATGGACGTTGACAATGATATATTGAAAGGGTCAGCGACATTAAGAATGACAGGGACAAATGACAATGATGATATGATCGCATTGGATGAGACTCAATGTACATTTAATCCCAATCGTTATCATATGCTTTATGTCGTGAGTAAAGAGGCCTTTCTTTACAAACAAAACGCGTTCACGCGAGCTAAAGAG TCTCATTTAACCGTAACAAAGAATTTAAACAACAAATTTCACGGATGGCTGCAGAAGTGGGTGTCGAAAAACGTCGGAGACGGACAGCATCAGTCGTGTATTGACTGGATGATGGGTcgatatgaaaatttaattccccACAGAACACGAGTGATTGTTGATAATGATCAGAGTCGATCTCCATATCGGCCTTACAACCGATATAGAGTTGAGCGATTAAACTCTGAAACGTCTACGTCGGAACAAACGACATAG
- the LOC123261810 gene encoding dnaJ homolog subfamily C member 7 isoform X1: MADEVMDLDMDVNDEIVISDSEDSPVNTAEELAEIQMEEAKKYYTDKQYKSALASYSKAIEYCPNVAKYYGNRAACYMMLELYREALVDSRKSIEIDPTFVKGYTRTIRCCLKMGEIVEAETLLNKLNTIDPTAAKSTTTESQEISYVQRFLKEANAALESKDYRKVVYCMDRCCDVSRYCPRFKLMKAESLTHLERYQEAQEIANDILHLDRSNVDATYVRGVCLYYQDNVDRAFAHFQEVLRLAPDYVKALEMYKKAKLLKQKKEDGNVAFKAGRYQEAYNLYSEALTIDPQNKMNNTKLHYNRALTASKLGRLNEAITECTEALKLDDNYLKALLKRGACYMELQEYEDAVRDYEKACKINKSRDNRRLLLEAKEALKRSKKKDYYKILGVEKTASTEDIKKAYRKRALVHHPDRHSNASDTEKKEQEKKFKEIGEAYTILSDPKKRSRYDRGGDIDEMETGFDLSNFGTDSAFAAFFSKPDTGGFHFQFAGYNDSPPF, encoded by the exons ATGGCCGATGAAGTTATGGACCTAGACATGGATGTTAACGACGAGATAGTAATTTCCGACTCTGAAGACAGCCCTGTAAATACAGCTGAAGa acTGGCTGAGATTCAAATGGAAGAAGCCAAAAAGTACTATACTGACAAGCAATACAAATCAGCACTGGCGTCTTATTCAAAAGCTATAG AGTACTGTCCCAATGTAGCCAAGTATTATGGTAACCGGGCAGCATGCTATATGATGCTTGAGTTGTATCGCGAAGCTTTGGTTGATTCGAGAAAAAGTATCGAGATTGACCCGACTTTTGTTaag gggTATACAAGAACTATAAGGTGTTGCTTGAAAATGGGGGAGATAGTTGAAGCAGAAaccttattaaataaattaaacacaaTAGATCCAACAGCTGCTAAATCAACTACTACAGAATCCCAGGAAATAAGTTATGTCCAGCGTTTTCTTAAAGAAGCTAACGCTGCACTTGAGTCCAAGGATTATCGTAAA GTTGTGTACTGCATGGATCGTTGCTGCGATGTAAGTAGATATTGTCCGCGATTCAAGCTGATGAAAGCTGAAAGTTTGACTCACTTGGAAAGGTATCAGGAAGCTCAAGAAATAGCAAA TGACATTTTACATTTAGACCGGTCAAATGTCGACGCTACTTATGTACGTGGTGTGTGTTTGTATTATCAGGACAATGTTGATCGAGCATTTGCACACTTTCAAGAAGTACTTAGGCTTGCTCCTGACTACGTAAAAGCTCTGGAGATGTATAag aAAGCAAAGTTATTGAAGCAGAAGAAAGAAGATGGTAATGTCGCGTTCAAAGCAGGGCGATACCAAGAAGCGTATAATCTTTACAGCGAAGCATTGACAATCGATCCGcaaaataaaatgaacaaCACTAAATTACATTACAATCGTGCATTGACTGCTTCCAAGTTAGGAAGATTGAATGAAGCGATAACGGAATGTACCGAAGCACTTAAACTTGATGACAATTATTTGAAAGCTTTGTTGAAACGTGGAGCCTGTTATATGGAGCTTCAGGAGTATGAAGATGCCGTACGCGATTACGAAAAGGCGTGtaagataaataaatctcGTGATAACCGACGCCTGCTTCTTGAAGCTAAAGAAGCACTTAAGCGATCTAAGAAAAAAGATTACTACAAGATCCTGGGTGTTGAAAAAACAGCTTCCACTGAGGACATCAAGAAAGCCTACAGAAAAAGAGCCCTGGTTCATCATCCAG aTCGGCATTCAAATGCTTCCGACACCGAGAAGAAAGAACAAGAGAAGAAGTTTAAGGAAATCGGCGAGGCTTACACCATTCTTTCTGACCCGAAAAAACGCTCCAGATACGACAGAGGAGGTGACATAGATGAGATGGAGACTGGTTTTGATC TTTCTAACTTTGGCACTGACTCAGCGTTTGCGGCCTTCTTCTCAAAGCCTGACACCGGTGGATTCCACTTCCAGTTTGCTGGATACAACGACAGCCCTCCATTTTGA
- the LOC123261810 gene encoding dnaJ homolog subfamily C member 7 isoform X2 produces MADEVMDLDMDVNDEIVISDSEDSPVNTAEELAEIQMEEAKKYYTDKQYKSALASYSKAIEYCPNVAKYYGNRAACYMMLELYREALVDSRKSIEIDPTFVKGYTRTIRCCLKMGEIVEAETLLNKLNTIDPTAAKSTTTESQEISYVQRFLKEANAALESKDYRKVVYCMDRCCDVSRYCPRFKLMKAESLTHLERYQEAQEIANDILHLDRSNVDATYVRGVCLYYQDNVDRAFAHFQEVLRLAPDYVKALEMYKKAKLLKQKKEDGNVAFKAGRYQEAYNLYSEALTIDPQNKMNNTKLHYNRALTASKLGRLNEAITECTEALKLDDNYLKALLKRGACYMELQEYEDAVRDYEKACKINKSRDNRRLLLEAKEALKRSKKKDYYKILGVEKTASTEDIKKAYRKRALVHHPDRHSNASDTEKKEQEKKFKEIGEAYTILSDPKKRSRYDRGGDIDEMETGFDPFAAFFSKPDTGGFHFQFAGYNDSPPF; encoded by the exons ATGGCCGATGAAGTTATGGACCTAGACATGGATGTTAACGACGAGATAGTAATTTCCGACTCTGAAGACAGCCCTGTAAATACAGCTGAAGa acTGGCTGAGATTCAAATGGAAGAAGCCAAAAAGTACTATACTGACAAGCAATACAAATCAGCACTGGCGTCTTATTCAAAAGCTATAG AGTACTGTCCCAATGTAGCCAAGTATTATGGTAACCGGGCAGCATGCTATATGATGCTTGAGTTGTATCGCGAAGCTTTGGTTGATTCGAGAAAAAGTATCGAGATTGACCCGACTTTTGTTaag gggTATACAAGAACTATAAGGTGTTGCTTGAAAATGGGGGAGATAGTTGAAGCAGAAaccttattaaataaattaaacacaaTAGATCCAACAGCTGCTAAATCAACTACTACAGAATCCCAGGAAATAAGTTATGTCCAGCGTTTTCTTAAAGAAGCTAACGCTGCACTTGAGTCCAAGGATTATCGTAAA GTTGTGTACTGCATGGATCGTTGCTGCGATGTAAGTAGATATTGTCCGCGATTCAAGCTGATGAAAGCTGAAAGTTTGACTCACTTGGAAAGGTATCAGGAAGCTCAAGAAATAGCAAA TGACATTTTACATTTAGACCGGTCAAATGTCGACGCTACTTATGTACGTGGTGTGTGTTTGTATTATCAGGACAATGTTGATCGAGCATTTGCACACTTTCAAGAAGTACTTAGGCTTGCTCCTGACTACGTAAAAGCTCTGGAGATGTATAag aAAGCAAAGTTATTGAAGCAGAAGAAAGAAGATGGTAATGTCGCGTTCAAAGCAGGGCGATACCAAGAAGCGTATAATCTTTACAGCGAAGCATTGACAATCGATCCGcaaaataaaatgaacaaCACTAAATTACATTACAATCGTGCATTGACTGCTTCCAAGTTAGGAAGATTGAATGAAGCGATAACGGAATGTACCGAAGCACTTAAACTTGATGACAATTATTTGAAAGCTTTGTTGAAACGTGGAGCCTGTTATATGGAGCTTCAGGAGTATGAAGATGCCGTACGCGATTACGAAAAGGCGTGtaagataaataaatctcGTGATAACCGACGCCTGCTTCTTGAAGCTAAAGAAGCACTTAAGCGATCTAAGAAAAAAGATTACTACAAGATCCTGGGTGTTGAAAAAACAGCTTCCACTGAGGACATCAAGAAAGCCTACAGAAAAAGAGCCCTGGTTCATCATCCAG aTCGGCATTCAAATGCTTCCGACACCGAGAAGAAAGAACAAGAGAAGAAGTTTAAGGAAATCGGCGAGGCTTACACCATTCTTTCTGACCCGAAAAAACGCTCCAGATACGACAGAGGAGGTGACATAGATGAGATGGAGACTGGTTTTGATC CGTTTGCGGCCTTCTTCTCAAAGCCTGACACCGGTGGATTCCACTTCCAGTTTGCTGGATACAACGACAGCCCTCCATTTTGA
- the LOC123261807 gene encoding dnaJ homolog subfamily C member 7-like has translation MSRNIKRTPFSIFTQKPNKRKRKADEDIFMCDEVIVLDDDDDDDDDPVIITESINKKTPNEVPKPSNTSYSNNSASHKKPSNGGYFNYNFTNTTRDRGTASGMSRSSSSPFNYGATNNNKSFEHYYNLKLNGYKSSSSATKPIPSFYNFTNKYNFDGYYTFNHNSSNSSSYNNNNNNNNNNNNNNNNNNNSNSNSKQTDYGDEMPTIDLNDDDDDDDVDLDGIEIDENFINEMDGLFNFDSRSSKSTEKNLYSNSGNEPDFNGFHLINVENDSKETREVPESPEKSNESDNKITIKSVNEINEFSDLTVQTSDCGATGLSTKQDFNDNNNTENSTDSFVSKNDNQNDKARSNSSDKADNNVKKSNETTTKSPSKIPHHIISKKKKQADYLYQLRKYEPALVEYTKLIEYCPKNPTCHSNRAACYMMLSRFELALADAKSSVSLDPQFTKGYVRLAKCAIMVGNLIEAKTALTKLKELDPTNTVVLTEQKKFDQLSEFLKKAEGAYKKKNYNEALVNIQKCSEISPHCTDFKLKKGDYLIFLEKFNEAEAVANGLLLSDRLNIEAKYINAYCLYQKNADLGIEKFREILRLVPDHPQAQKVYKHAKKVNSKKKDGNLAFNNKLYFAAHTIYSEAIAMNPLSREVRMHLYNNLSQSSYRLRQIDRAINEATQALSIDPNYVKALMRRAQCYIEKREYDDAVYDLTKANSLDSSMECRCMLELAKRFLAATEQDYYGILAIPRNASIEEIKKAYRQLARQYHPDRHATASPEQRAKSERKFQKITQAFRQLQAKHGFS, from the exons ATGAGTCGTAACATAAAAAGGACCCCGTTTTCGATATTCACCCAAAAACCCAATAAAAGAAAACGAAAAGCCGATgag gatATTTTCATGTGCGATGAAGTAATAGTTCttgacgacgacgacgacgatgATGATGACCCAGTAATAATAACTGAGAGCATAAACAAAAAAACTCCCAACGAAGTACCTAAGCCTTCAAACACTTCTTACAGCAATAACAGTGCGAGTCACAAAAAACCAAGCAATGgtggttattttaattacaatttcacCAATACCACTCGGGACAGAGGTACTGCGAGTGGTATGTCCAGGTCTTCGAGCAGTCCTTTCAACTATGGAGCCaccaataacaataaaagcTTCGAGCATTATTACAACTTGAAACTGAACGGCTATAAGTCAAGTTCCAGTGCGACTAAACCAATCCCGAGTTTCTACAACTTTACTAACAAATATAATTTCGACGGATATTATACATTCAATCATAACAGCAGTAACAGTagtagttataataataataataataataataataataataataataataataataataataacaatagtaacAGTAATAGTAAACAAACAGACTACGGAGACGAGATGCCTACTATAGACCTGAATGATGatgacgacgacgacgacgtaGACTTAGATGGTATAGagattgatgaaaatttcatCAATGAGATGGATGGTTTGTTCAATTTTGATAGCAGGAGTTCCAAGTCCACggaaaaaaatctttacagCAATTCAGGCAATGAGCCTGATTTCAATGGTTTTCATTTGATAAATGTTGAAAATGACAGTAAAGAAACTCGCGAGGTTCCCGAGTCTCCTGAGAAGTCTAACGAAAGCgacaataaaataactattaaaagcgttaatgaaattaatgagTTTTCGGACTTGACTGTACAAACAAGCGATTGTGGTGCAACTGGTTTAAGCACTAAACAAGATTtcaatgacaataataatactgaAAATAGTACTGATAGTTTTGTTagtaaaaatgataatcaaaatGATAAAGCTAGGAGCAACAGCAGCGATAAAGCtgataataatgttaaaaaaagtaatgaaaCTACTACAAAATCTCCATCGAAGATACCTCATCAtat aatatcAAAGAAAAAGAAGCAAGCTGATTATTTGTATCAACTTAGAAAGTATGAACCTGCGTTAGTAGAATATACTAAACTTATTG AATACTGCCCGAAAAATCCAACGTGTCATAGTAATCGAGCAGCATGTTACATGATGTTGTCTCGGTTTGAGCTGGCTTTAGCTGATGCTAAATCATCGGTATCTCTTGATCCACAATTTACCaag GGATATGTACGTCTTGCCAAGTGCGCAATCATGGTTGGGAATTTAATAGAGGCTAAAACTGCGTTGACTAAATTGAAAGAATTAGATCCTACGAATACAGTTGTTTTGACTGAGCAAAAGAAGTTTGATCAACTGtcggaatttttaaaaaaagctgAAGGTgcttacaaaaaaaagaattacaatgag gctttagtaaatatacaaaaatgcTCAGAGATCAGTCCACACTGTACTGACTTTAAACTTAAGAAAGgagattatttaatatttttagaaaagttCAATGAAGCTGAAGCTGTAGCcaa tGGATTACTGCTTTCGGATAGATTGAACATAGAAGCCAAATACATAAATGCATATTGTTTGTATCAGAAAAATGCCGATTTaggaatagaaaaatttaggGAAATTCTTCGCTTAGTACCTGATCACCCACAAGCTCAAAAAGTTTACAAACACGCTAAGAAGGTTAATAGTAAGAAGAAAGATGGAAATTTAGCTTTCAATAATAAGCTTTACTTTGCTGCTCATACTATTTATTCCGAGGCGATAGCTATGAACCCTTTGAGCCGTGAAGTTAGGAtgcatttatataataatttatcccAGTCGTCGTATAGG TTACGTCAAATTGATAGAGCAATCAATGAAGCTACGCAAGCTTTAAGTATTGATCCAAATTACGTTAAAGCGTTAATGAGAAGAGCACAGTGTTACATCGAGAAAAGAGAATATGATGATGCTGTGTACGATTTAACAAAAGCGAATTCTCTTGACAGTAGTAtgg aATGTCGATGTATGTTAGAATTGGCTAAAAGATTTTTAGCTGCTACCGAACAAGATTATTACGGAATTCTTGCCATCCCGAGAAATGCCAGCatagaagaaattaaaaaggCCTACAGGCAGTTGGCACGTCAATATCAtccag aTCGGCATGCCACTGCATCACCCGAACAAAGAGCTAAGAGTGAaagaaaattccaaaaaataactCAAGCTTTCCGACAACTACAAGCAAAACACGGGTTttcatag
- the LOC123261808 gene encoding dnaJ homolog subfamily C member 7-like isoform X1 — MFGSFFGGIGHNIWSFDQQEFEDYIISQYGEFPCSPRRKLRKTRNRPSSNCRGASGTNFPADYEEKVFSATDKHQQEKEMMVCFNCGLRWHKMNRCPAEGKVCLKCGEKNHYARVCRTLREKTPLVSDAMKKDTATNNHQGVKPNKMKENIKGTDSPVKAEKNKKDQATFNVLKETNVKVPKKNDNNSSSSSESNNNNVRSAPKVSKIDPVTKTKPTENVPLNVKTNVPSPSAAIKIEEEKKERMMKEKKDEANTLYKQKKYKLALSQYTRLIELCPTSELNYGNRAACYIMMERYEDGLADAKKSVELNSTFVRGHERAIRCLIELGNITEAGTWVKKLESVDAKNERLSVEKEKINNTTRYLNKIDKLTSEKKYAEAVKYLDKLIAVSSQCMSYKLKKAEFWVHMEKYKDAEPLINDVLKHNKSNPDAVYLLGRCLYYLDTEKSISQLKEVFRLVPDHSEGLKLYKNAKALIDKKNEGNNAFIHRKYNKAHKIYSEALRIDPSNQRMMMKLYYNLAQASYKLDEISRSTEECTKALIIDPNYYRALLRRGQNYMEKGDYEEAVADFTKAENIESSSEARRLLDEAKKLLAKAKNDYHGILGVKKNASLDDIKKAYHEKAKLHHPDRHSSHSLEEKVNNEKKFKEITRAYRSLTNGSIPKKYKSDSDADDDDDDEPWECPFEEHLMKFMFSHINRKRYRFY, encoded by the exons atgtTCGGAAGTTTCTTCGGTGGAATCGGACACAACATTTGGTCTTTCGACCAACAAGAATTTGAAGATTATATTATCTCCCAGTACGGCGAATTTCCATGTTCTCCAAGAAGAAAATTGAGAAAGACGAGAAACCGTCCGTCGAGTAATTGCAGAGGTGCCAGTGGAACTAACTTTCCAGCAGATTATGAAGAAAAAGTGTTTTCAGCCACCGACAAGCATCAGCAGGAAAAAGAAATGATGGTGTGTTTCAACTGCGGATTGCGTTGGCATAAAATGAATCGGTGTCCTGCTGAAGGTAAAGTTTGCTTGAAATGCGGTGAAAAGAATCATTATGCGCGAGTTTGCAGAACTCTTCGTGAAAAAACGCCACTCGTCAGCGACGCTATGAAGAAAGACACTGCAACAAACAACCACCAAGGTGTGAAGCCTAATAAAATGAAGGAGAATATCAAAGGAACTGATTCGCCGGTTAAAgctgagaaaaataaaaaggacCAGGCTacttttaatgttttaaaagAAACTAATGTTAAGGTTCCAaagaaaaatgataataatagtagtagtagtagtgagagtaataataataatgttagatCAGCGCCTAAGGTTTCTAAAATTGATCCGGTAACAAAAACAAAGCCAACTGAAAATGTACCTCTGAATGTGAAGACTAACGTGCCGTCACCGTCAGCAGCTATTAaaattgaagaagaaaaaaaagaaag aaTGATGAAGGAGAAAAAGGACGAGGCTAATACattatataaacaaaaaaagtaCAAACTAGCGTTATCTCAATACACAAGACTTATTG AACTTTGTCCAACATCGGAATTGAACTATGGAAATCGAGCGGCTTGCTATATTATGATGGAACGGTATGAAGATGGTTTGGCTGATGCAAAAAAATCTGTTGAGTTAAACTCAACTTTTGTCAGA ggaCATGAAAGGGCAATCAGATGCTTAATTGAACTGGGTAATATCACCGAAGCCGGTACTTGGGTGAAAAAACTTGAATCTGTTGATGCAAAGAACGAGCGATTAAGTgtcgaaaaagaaaaaattaataataccacTCGATACttgaataaaattgataagttgacgtctgaaaaaaaatatgctgAG gcTGTCAAGTACTTGGACAAGTTGATAGCCGTAAGCTCGCAGTGTATGAGTTACAAACTGAAAAAAGCCGAATTTTGGGTACAtatggaaaaatataaagatGCTGAACCATTaatcaa TGATGTACTTAAGCACAATAAATCAAATCCTGATGCCGTGTATTTACTCGGCCGCTGTCTTTATTATTTGGATACTGAGAAATCTATTTCACAATTGAAGGAAGTTTTTCGCTTAGTACCCGATCATTCAGAAGGCTTAAAGTTATACaag aACGCTAAAGCActgattgataaaaaaaatgaagggAATAACGCTTTCATCCATAGGAAATACAATAAAGCGCACAAAATATATTCTGAGGCTTTGCGAATCGATCCGAGTAATCAGAGAATGATGATGAAGCTCTATTACAATCTAGCACAAGCTTCTTACAAG CTTGATGAAATTTCAAGATCTACTGAAGAATGTACGAAGGCTCTAATCATAGATCCAAATTATTATAGAGCTTTGTTGCGTAGAGGACAGAATTACATGGAAAAAGGCGATTATGAAGAAGCTGTCGCTGATTTTACTAAAGCGGAAAACATTGAATCGAGCTctg aagcGCGTAGATTATTGGATGAAGCCAAGAAATTACTCGCTAAAGCTAAGAACGATTATCATGGAATATTAGGAGTTAAAAAAAACGCTTCCTTGGATGACATTAAAAAAGCTTATCATGAAAAAGCTAAACTACATCATcccg atcgTCATTCGAGTCATTCTCTTGAAGAAAAAGTTAACAATGAGAAGAAGTTCAAAGAAATTACTCGGGCTTACAGATCGCTTACTAATGG ttcTATTCCTAAGAAATATAAGTCTGATAGTGATGCCGATGACGACGACGATGATGAACCTTGGGAGTGTCCTTTCGAAGAACATCTTATGAAATTTATGTTTTCACATATAAACAGAAAGAGATACCGTttctactaa
- the LOC123261808 gene encoding dnaJ homolog subfamily C member 7-like isoform X2, with the protein MFGSFFGGIGHNIWSFDQQEFEDYIISQYGEFPCSPRRKLRKTRNRPSSNCRGASGTNFPADYEEKVFSATDKHQQEKEMMVCFNCGLRWHKMNRCPAEGKVCLKCGEKNHYARVCRTLREKTPLVSDAMKKDTATNNHQGVKPNKMKENIKGTDSPVKAEKNKKDQATFNVLKETNVKVSKIDPVTKTKPTENVPLNVKTNVPSPSAAIKIEEEKKERMMKEKKDEANTLYKQKKYKLALSQYTRLIELCPTSELNYGNRAACYIMMERYEDGLADAKKSVELNSTFVRGHERAIRCLIELGNITEAGTWVKKLESVDAKNERLSVEKEKINNTTRYLNKIDKLTSEKKYAEAVKYLDKLIAVSSQCMSYKLKKAEFWVHMEKYKDAEPLINDVLKHNKSNPDAVYLLGRCLYYLDTEKSISQLKEVFRLVPDHSEGLKLYKNAKALIDKKNEGNNAFIHRKYNKAHKIYSEALRIDPSNQRMMMKLYYNLAQASYKLDEISRSTEECTKALIIDPNYYRALLRRGQNYMEKGDYEEAVADFTKAENIESSSEARRLLDEAKKLLAKAKNDYHGILGVKKNASLDDIKKAYHEKAKLHHPDRHSSHSLEEKVNNEKKFKEITRAYRSLTNGSIPKKYKSDSDADDDDDDEPWECPFEEHLMKFMFSHINRKRYRFY; encoded by the exons atgtTCGGAAGTTTCTTCGGTGGAATCGGACACAACATTTGGTCTTTCGACCAACAAGAATTTGAAGATTATATTATCTCCCAGTACGGCGAATTTCCATGTTCTCCAAGAAGAAAATTGAGAAAGACGAGAAACCGTCCGTCGAGTAATTGCAGAGGTGCCAGTGGAACTAACTTTCCAGCAGATTATGAAGAAAAAGTGTTTTCAGCCACCGACAAGCATCAGCAGGAAAAAGAAATGATGGTGTGTTTCAACTGCGGATTGCGTTGGCATAAAATGAATCGGTGTCCTGCTGAAGGTAAAGTTTGCTTGAAATGCGGTGAAAAGAATCATTATGCGCGAGTTTGCAGAACTCTTCGTGAAAAAACGCCACTCGTCAGCGACGCTATGAAGAAAGACACTGCAACAAACAACCACCAAGGTGTGAAGCCTAATAAAATGAAGGAGAATATCAAAGGAACTGATTCGCCGGTTAAAgctgagaaaaataaaaaggacCAGGCTacttttaatgttttaaaagAAACTAATGTTAAG GTTTCTAAAATTGATCCGGTAACAAAAACAAAGCCAACTGAAAATGTACCTCTGAATGTGAAGACTAACGTGCCGTCACCGTCAGCAGCTATTAaaattgaagaagaaaaaaaagaaag aaTGATGAAGGAGAAAAAGGACGAGGCTAATACattatataaacaaaaaaagtaCAAACTAGCGTTATCTCAATACACAAGACTTATTG AACTTTGTCCAACATCGGAATTGAACTATGGAAATCGAGCGGCTTGCTATATTATGATGGAACGGTATGAAGATGGTTTGGCTGATGCAAAAAAATCTGTTGAGTTAAACTCAACTTTTGTCAGA ggaCATGAAAGGGCAATCAGATGCTTAATTGAACTGGGTAATATCACCGAAGCCGGTACTTGGGTGAAAAAACTTGAATCTGTTGATGCAAAGAACGAGCGATTAAGTgtcgaaaaagaaaaaattaataataccacTCGATACttgaataaaattgataagttgacgtctgaaaaaaaatatgctgAG gcTGTCAAGTACTTGGACAAGTTGATAGCCGTAAGCTCGCAGTGTATGAGTTACAAACTGAAAAAAGCCGAATTTTGGGTACAtatggaaaaatataaagatGCTGAACCATTaatcaa TGATGTACTTAAGCACAATAAATCAAATCCTGATGCCGTGTATTTACTCGGCCGCTGTCTTTATTATTTGGATACTGAGAAATCTATTTCACAATTGAAGGAAGTTTTTCGCTTAGTACCCGATCATTCAGAAGGCTTAAAGTTATACaag aACGCTAAAGCActgattgataaaaaaaatgaagggAATAACGCTTTCATCCATAGGAAATACAATAAAGCGCACAAAATATATTCTGAGGCTTTGCGAATCGATCCGAGTAATCAGAGAATGATGATGAAGCTCTATTACAATCTAGCACAAGCTTCTTACAAG CTTGATGAAATTTCAAGATCTACTGAAGAATGTACGAAGGCTCTAATCATAGATCCAAATTATTATAGAGCTTTGTTGCGTAGAGGACAGAATTACATGGAAAAAGGCGATTATGAAGAAGCTGTCGCTGATTTTACTAAAGCGGAAAACATTGAATCGAGCTctg aagcGCGTAGATTATTGGATGAAGCCAAGAAATTACTCGCTAAAGCTAAGAACGATTATCATGGAATATTAGGAGTTAAAAAAAACGCTTCCTTGGATGACATTAAAAAAGCTTATCATGAAAAAGCTAAACTACATCATcccg atcgTCATTCGAGTCATTCTCTTGAAGAAAAAGTTAACAATGAGAAGAAGTTCAAAGAAATTACTCGGGCTTACAGATCGCTTACTAATGG ttcTATTCCTAAGAAATATAAGTCTGATAGTGATGCCGATGACGACGACGATGATGAACCTTGGGAGTGTCCTTTCGAAGAACATCTTATGAAATTTATGTTTTCACATATAAACAGAAAGAGATACCGTttctactaa